CCCCCACACTTCCGCGACGCGGGCGTCGCGCCCGCAACTCGTCCGGTAATAGCGATAACGGATGGGATGCTTCTTGTAGTAGTCCTGGTGGTAATCCTCCGCCACGTAGAACGTGCCCGCCGGCACGATCTCGGTGTAGATCCGGGGCAGGCGCCCCTCCTTCTCCAGGGCCGTCTTGCTCGCCTCGGCCGCGGCGCGCTGGGCGTCGTTCTCGTAGAAGATGGCGGTGCGGTACTGCGCGCCCACGTCGCAGAACTGACGATCCTTCACCGTCGGGTCGACGTGGTGCCAGAAATAATCCAGCAACTGCTCGTAGCTGACCTGCTGCGGGTCGTACCACACGCGCACGGA
The window above is part of the Betaproteobacteria bacterium genome. Proteins encoded here:
- the msrA gene encoding peptide-methionine (S)-S-oxide reductase MsrA; the encoded protein is MKRLLACTVALAALLCFRTAGAEGKEVSAIFAGGCFWCVEADFEKLPGVTRAESGYTGGKVQNPTYEQVSAGGTGHAESVRVWYDPQQVSYEQLLDYFWHHVDPTVKDRQFCDVGAQYRTAIFYENDAQRAAAEASKTALEKEGRLPRIYTEIVPAGTFYVAEDYHQDYYKKHPIRYRYYRTSCGRDARVAEVWGTTH